The Drosophila bipectinata strain 14024-0381.07 chromosome 2L, DbipHiC1v2, whole genome shotgun sequence genome has a segment encoding these proteins:
- the LOC108120581 gene encoding lysosomal aspartic protease — protein sequence MFKWLVLLVVLAVVSAEIHRIKIHKTQPKKSHHVARHIAKKVAIHVLKHELRHWVGEAFNYDDSYDYSNEEQDSDYTNEELGNSMNMYYYGEISIGTPPQYFNVVFDTGSANLWIPSVQCLSTNVACQEHNQYNSSASSTFVAVAENFTIEYGTGSVKGYLATDTVTINGLAITGQTFGEAISEPGNSFTGVEFDGILGMGFQQIAIDYVVPPFYNLYEQGLIDQPVFGFYLARNGSSDEGGQLTLGGTDYNLVDGDLTYVPVTKQGYWQFAVNQITWNGTVVSGPVQAIADTGTSLIVVPADAYTKINELIGAIYIQGEWYVPCSTVDTLPVITFNFGGTNFDLPSSVYIQTYNEGEYDSCVSTFTYLGTDFWILGDVFLGQFYTEFDFGQNRVGFGNLA from the coding sequence ATGTTCAAGTGGCTGGTTCTGCTGGTCGTCTTGGCCGTGGTCAGTGCCGAGATCCATCGCATCAAAATCCACAAGACACAGCCCAAAAAGAGCCATCATGTGGCCCGTCACATCGCCAAGAAGGTGGCCATCCACGTCCTGAAGCACGAACTGCGCCACTGGGTGGGTGAAGCCTTCAACTACGATGACAGCTATGACTACAGCAACGAAGAGCAGGACTCTGACTACACCAACGAGGAGCTGGGCAACTCGATGAACATGTACTACTATGGAGAGATTAGTATCGGCACGCCGCCCCAGTACTTCAATGTGGTGTTCGATACTGGCTCTGCCAACCTGTGGATTCCCTCGGTCCAGTGTCTGTCCACCAACGTGGCCTGCCAGGAGCATAATCAGTACAACTCCAGTGCCTCATCCACCTTTGTTGCCGTGGCCGAGAACTTCACTATCGAGTACGGAACTGGCAGTGTCAAGGGCTATCTGGCCACCGACACAGTCACCATCAACGGCCTGGCCATTACCGGTCAGACTTTCGGAGAAGCCATATCGGAGCCGGGCAACAGCTTCACTGGCGTGGAGTTCGATGGCATTCTGGGCATGGGCTTCCAGCAGATCGCCATCGACTATGTGGTGCCTCCGTTCTACAACCTCTACGAGCAGGGGCTGATCGACCAGCCAGTTTTCGGTTTCTACCTGGCCAGAAACGGCTCCTCCGACGAAGGAGGTCAGTTGACCCTGGGCGGTACCGATTACAACCTTGTCGACGGTGATCTCACCTACGTGCCCGTCACCAAGCAGGGCTACTGGCAGTTCGCCGTCAACCAGATCACCTGGAACGGCACTGTAGTGTCCGGACCAGTTCAGGCTATTGCCGACACTGGCACCTCCCTGATTGTTGTCCCCGCCGACGCGTACACCAAGATAAATGAGCTGATTGGCGCCATCTACATCCAGGGCGAGTGGTACGTGCCTTGCTCCACCGTGGACACTCTGCCGGTGATCACCTTCAACTTCGGCGGCACCAATTTCGACCTTCCATCTTCGGTCTACATCCAGACCTACAACGAGGGCGAATACGACAGCTGTGTCTCCACCTTCACCTACCTTGGCACCGACTTCTGGATCCTGGGCGACGTTTTCCTGGGTCAGTTCTACACCGAGTTTGACTTTGGTCAAAACCGCGTTGGTTTCGGCAATCTGGCTTAA
- the LOC108120564 gene encoding lysosomal aspartic protease has product MQSVGNFGVALTFVLVLCLLASNVESKKKPRRVVIRINRETNHTKILNSLQNQQLVIESKLELTSSSEGTSSAGTESLINSYNTEFYGDIQIGCQSFKILFDTASANLWVPSSKCEEAVCQQHNQYNSSECSSYIANGTSFQIQYATRVTEDVILKGFLSTDTLEIAGLTVKNQTFAEIVTLPESVFNRSHFDGILGLGLEQIAIGGVTPPFYNMIAQGLVDQPIVSLSLTRNASDPSNGGKVLLGGSDPTLYSGCLTYVPLSVVGYWQITVGSFSLGCSKEICSKFEAIIDAGTSLIVVPACALKKINKILGIKSSDKRDGVYTINCNKITSLPDITINIGRKDFTLKPSDYILNYSGTCVSGFTSLAGGAQDINIGSEDNCCSPWVLGDIFLSTFYIQLDYEYKRIAIGSRVTNYSTSSCS; this is encoded by the coding sequence ATGCAGTCGGTTGGCAATTTCGGAGTGGCACTGACCTTTGTGCTGGTCTTGTGTCTACTAGCCAGCAATGTGGAATCGAAAAAGAAACCCCGTCGAGTGGTAATCCGCATCAACAGGGAAACGAATCACACGAAAATACTCAACAGCCTGCAGAACCAGCAACTAGTGATCGAAAGCAAATTGGAATTGACTTCCTCTTCGGAGGGCACTAGTTCCGCGGGCACAGAAAGTCTGATAAACTCTTATAATACGGAGTTCTACGGCGACATTCAGATAGGCTGTCAGTCCTTCAAAATACTCTTCGATACGGCATCTGCTAATCTCTGGGTTCCCTCATCGAAATGCGAAGAGGCAGTGTGCCAGCAGCACAATCAATACAATTCCAGCGAATGCAGTTCCTACATAGCCAATGGTACATCCTTTCAAATACAATATGCCACACGGGTCACCGAGGACGTTATCCTCAAGGGATTCCTTTCCACGGATACCTTAGAAATAGCAGGACTCACCGTCAAGAATCAGACCTTTGCCGAAATAGTTACGTTGCCGGAAAGTGTCTTCAATCGCTCCCATTTTGATGGAATTCTTGGACTGGGCCTGGAGCAGATTGCCATCGGAGGGGTGACTCCTCCGTTTTATAATATGATCGCCCAAGGACTCGTCGATCAGCCAATTGTATCGCTGAGTCTCACCCGAAATGCCTCGGATCCGAGCAACGGTGGAAAAGTGCTACTGGGAGGCTCGGATCCCACTCTCTACAGTGGATGCCTGACCTATGTGCCCCTGTCGGTTGTCGGGTACTGGCAGATCACGGTGGGCAGCTTCAGCTTGGGGTGCAGCAAGGAGATCTGCTCCAAATTCGAGGCCATTATCGATGCCGGAACTTCGCTGATTGTGGTGCCAGCATGTGCCCTCAAGAAGATCAACAAAATTCTGGGAATTAAGTCCTCTGACAAACGCGACGGAGTTTACACTATTAACTGCAACAAGATCACAAGTCTGCCAGATATTACCATCAATATTGGAAGGAAGGACTTTACTCTGAAGCCCTCCGACTATATTCTCAACTACAGCGGGACCTGCGTGTCTGGATTCACCAGCTTGGCCGGAGGAGCTCAAGACATTAATATTGGAAGCGAGGACAATTGCTGCAGTCCCTGGGTGCTGGGAGATATATTCCTAAGCACTTTTTACATACAACTCGATTATGAGTATAAACGCATTGCTATAGGATCTAGGGTGACTAACTATTCCACCTCCAGTTGCTCTTAA